From the Pectobacterium carotovorum genome, one window contains:
- a CDS encoding YoaH family protein: MIAGMPALTHKQQQDAVERIQELMSEGMSSGQAIAQVAAEIRQNHQGDNVAVMFDEDDDAFNDSDEEHHFDDGEEEDEQ, encoded by the coding sequence ATGATTGCAGGTATGCCCGCGCTGACGCACAAGCAGCAGCAAGATGCCGTAGAGCGTATTCAGGAACTCATGTCTGAGGGCATGAGCAGCGGCCAGGCGATAGCACAGGTTGCCGCGGAGATCCGTCAGAATCATCAGGGTGACAACGTCGCGGTGATGTTTGACGAAGATGATGACGCATTTAATGACAGTGACGAAGAACACCATTTTGACGATGGTGAAGAGGAAGACGAGCAGTAA
- the tsaB gene encoding tRNA (adenosine(37)-N6)-threonylcarbamoyltransferase complex dimerization subunit type 1 TsaB, translated as MSTRILALDTATEACSVALWNEGEIHSLFEICPREHTQRILPMVQQVLADSGLTLNDLDALAFGQGPGSFTGVRIGIGIAQGLALGADLPMLGISSLATMAQGAFRLTQATQVLAAIDARMGEVYWGCYQRDADGSWQGESEEAVLKPEQVRALTVALSGEWATVGTGWETYPELVSHASLVLAKGNVLLPQAQDMLPLACQLWQAGKAVSVENAQPRYLRNEVTWKKLPGRE; from the coding sequence ATGTCTACGCGAATTCTAGCGCTTGATACCGCAACGGAAGCCTGTTCCGTCGCACTCTGGAATGAAGGCGAAATTCATTCTCTGTTCGAAATTTGTCCCCGTGAGCACACACAACGTATTCTGCCGATGGTTCAGCAGGTACTGGCCGACAGCGGCCTGACGCTTAACGATCTTGATGCGCTGGCCTTTGGTCAGGGGCCGGGAAGTTTTACCGGGGTGCGGATTGGCATCGGCATTGCGCAAGGGCTGGCGCTGGGGGCGGATTTACCGATGCTCGGTATATCGTCACTGGCGACGATGGCGCAGGGCGCTTTCCGCCTGACGCAGGCGACGCAAGTGCTGGCGGCCATTGATGCGCGAATGGGTGAAGTATACTGGGGCTGCTATCAGCGCGATGCTGACGGTAGCTGGCAGGGCGAATCCGAGGAAGCCGTATTGAAACCTGAACAGGTGCGGGCGTTAACTGTCGCGCTGTCAGGCGAATGGGCCACGGTAGGAACCGGATGGGAAACCTATCCTGAACTGGTCAGCCATGCCTCGCTGGTGTTAGCGAAGGGCAATGTGCTACTGCCGCAGGCGCAGGACATGTTGCCGCTGGCCTGTCAGCTATGGCAGGCAGGAAAAGCGGTCAGCGTTGAGAATGCGCAACCGCGCTATCTGCGCAATGAAGTGACCTGGAAAAAACTCCCCGGTCGCGAATAA
- the sdaA gene encoding L-serine ammonia-lyase produces the protein MISVFDMFKIGIGPSSSHTVGPMKAGKQFVDELINQDLLTATTRIAVDVYGSLSLTGKGHHTDIAIIMGLAGNMPDTVDIDAIPGFIRDVEQRERLLLANGQHEVDFPREGGMVFRSENLPLHENGMTITAFASNKEIYSKTYYSIGGGFIVDEEHFGKDSAADVSVPYTFHSAKEMLEHCKQSGLSLSGMVMRNELALHSRQDIDAYFADIWQTMRACIDRGMNTEGVLPGPLRVPRRASALRRMLVSSDKLSNDPMNVVDWVNMFALAVNEENAAGGRVVTAPTNGACGIVPAVLAYYDHFIEPVSPTIYIRYFLAAGAVGILYKMNASISGAEVGCQGEVGVACSMAAAGLAELMGASPEQVCVAAEIGMEHNLGLTCDPVAGQVQVPCIERNAIASVKAINAARMATRRTSEPRVSLDKVIETMYETGKDMNAKYRETSRGGLAIKVQCD, from the coding sequence GTGATAAGCGTTTTCGACATGTTTAAGATCGGTATTGGCCCCTCTAGCTCTCATACGGTTGGACCGATGAAAGCCGGTAAGCAATTTGTCGATGAATTGATCAACCAGGATTTACTGACCGCGACGACGCGTATTGCCGTTGATGTGTATGGCTCGTTGTCGCTAACGGGTAAAGGTCACCACACCGACATCGCCATCATTATGGGTCTGGCGGGCAACATGCCGGATACGGTTGATATTGATGCCATCCCCGGCTTTATCCGCGATGTTGAGCAACGCGAACGCCTGCTGCTGGCTAATGGGCAGCATGAAGTCGATTTCCCACGCGAAGGCGGCATGGTTTTCCGCAGTGAAAATCTGCCATTACACGAAAACGGCATGACCATCACCGCCTTTGCCAGCAATAAAGAAATTTATAGCAAAACCTATTACTCCATCGGCGGTGGTTTTATCGTTGATGAAGAGCATTTTGGCAAAGACAGCGCTGCTGACGTCTCCGTTCCTTACACATTCCATTCCGCCAAAGAGATGCTGGAGCACTGTAAACAGAGTGGCCTGTCGCTTTCTGGGATGGTGATGCGTAACGAGCTGGCGCTGCACAGCCGTCAGGATATTGACGCGTACTTTGCCGATATCTGGCAGACCATGCGTGCCTGTATCGATCGCGGTATGAACACCGAAGGCGTGTTGCCGGGCCCGCTGCGCGTACCACGTCGGGCATCTGCGCTACGTCGTATGCTAGTGTCTTCCGATAAGCTCTCCAACGACCCGATGAACGTGGTGGACTGGGTTAATATGTTCGCGCTGGCGGTAAATGAAGAAAACGCCGCAGGTGGCCGAGTGGTGACTGCGCCAACAAACGGCGCGTGCGGCATCGTCCCTGCCGTTCTCGCTTATTACGACCACTTTATCGAACCGGTTAGCCCGACCATTTATATCCGTTATTTCCTCGCGGCAGGCGCGGTTGGCATTCTGTATAAAATGAACGCGTCCATCTCCGGTGCCGAAGTGGGCTGTCAGGGTGAAGTCGGCGTGGCCTGCTCAATGGCAGCCGCTGGGCTGGCAGAACTGATGGGCGCCAGCCCGGAACAGGTTTGCGTCGCCGCTGAGATCGGCATGGAACACAATCTGGGCTTAACTTGCGATCCGGTTGCTGGTCAGGTTCAGGTTCCGTGCATCGAACGTAACGCCATTGCTTCCGTTAAGGCGATTAACGCTGCTCGCATGGCAACCCGCCGTACCAGCGAACCTCGCGTTTCGCTGGATAAGGTGATTGAAACCATGTACGAAACGGGTAAAGACATGAACGCCAAATACCGAGAAACCTCACGAGGCGGGCTGGCGATCAAAGTACAGTGTGATTAA
- a CDS encoding DUF6966 domain-containing protein encodes MTKLVEIKVVLNEMAFLLADCDMNDWSGMLLRLRAYLDEDRQDAIYSILNLYGGMGSLNDLVLCKNGQMLKAENDTFAELRTRLYMLTMSR; translated from the coding sequence ATGACAAAATTGGTTGAAATAAAAGTCGTATTGAATGAGATGGCATTTTTATTAGCAGATTGCGACATGAATGACTGGTCGGGAATGTTGTTGCGACTGCGTGCTTACTTGGATGAGGATCGACAGGATGCGATTTATAGCATTCTTAATTTGTATGGCGGGATGGGATCGTTGAATGATCTCGTTTTATGTAAAAATGGGCAGATGCTGAAAGCAGAAAATGACACCTTTGCTGAATTGCGAACTCGCCTTTATATGTTAACCATGTCTCGCTAA
- a CDS encoding immunity protein, whose product MANKIGIKTLLILITSFTVFIALTVLLIRLGIASVFFFKDGFFYFSWQNGVIDSARKGLSGGIPLGVGIWIMSRLKANKDK is encoded by the coding sequence ATGGCAAATAAAATAGGAATTAAAACTCTTTTGATTCTAATCACGTCATTCACAGTGTTCATTGCTTTAACTGTGCTCCTTATTAGATTAGGTATCGCATCTGTATTCTTTTTTAAGGATGGTTTTTTTTACTTTTCATGGCAGAACGGAGTTATTGACTCTGCTAGAAAAGGTCTATCGGGGGGGATTCCCTTAGGGGTAGGAATCTGGATTATGTCCCGGCTCAAAGCGAATAAAGATAAATAA
- a CDS encoding CoA pyrophosphatase yields MSEIVLPPTAFALNDFITRFQLQLPPSLRPVHQQRQAAVLVPIICHPTPTLLLTRRSADLRKHAGQVAFPGGAADKEDRSLIETALREAQEEVAIPPENVQVLGVLPPLDSVSGFQVTPVVGLIAAQTRFHPNEDEVAELFEMPLDEAFALTRYYPLDIERKQQRHRVYLSWYQQQFVWGLTAAIIHQLALQISDRP; encoded by the coding sequence ATGAGTGAGATCGTCTTGCCACCAACGGCTTTTGCGCTGAACGACTTTATTACGCGCTTTCAGTTACAGCTTCCACCATCGTTGCGGCCTGTGCACCAGCAGCGTCAGGCCGCGGTTCTGGTGCCGATTATTTGCCATCCTACGCCAACACTCTTGTTGACTCGACGCTCTGCCGATCTGCGTAAGCATGCCGGGCAAGTGGCATTCCCCGGCGGGGCGGCAGACAAAGAGGATCGTTCGCTCATCGAAACGGCGCTGCGTGAAGCACAGGAAGAAGTGGCTATCCCGCCAGAAAACGTTCAGGTATTGGGCGTATTACCGCCGTTGGACAGCGTCAGCGGCTTTCAGGTCACACCCGTTGTCGGGCTCATCGCCGCCCAGACCCGCTTTCATCCCAATGAAGACGAAGTCGCCGAGCTGTTTGAAATGCCGTTGGACGAAGCTTTCGCGCTAACGCGTTATTACCCGTTGGATATCGAGCGCAAGCAGCAGCGCCACCGGGTTTACCTCTCTTGGTATCAGCAGCAGTTTGTCTGGGGGCTCACGGCCGCCATCATCCACCAGCTCGCCTTACAGATTTCCGACAGACCCTAA
- a CDS encoding RidA family protein, producing the protein MAITRINPEARWSDAVIHNNTLYYTSVPENLDDDAQAQTENALGALDAILQQAGTDKSKLLDVTIFLADADDFAAMNAAWDAWVVAGSAPVRCTVQAKLMHPKFKVEIKAIAAI; encoded by the coding sequence ATGGCGATCACACGAATTAATCCTGAAGCCCGCTGGTCAGACGCCGTCATCCATAACAACACGCTCTATTACACTAGCGTGCCGGAAAATCTGGATGACGACGCACAGGCGCAAACGGAAAACGCGCTGGGCGCGTTAGATGCGATACTGCAACAGGCGGGAACGGATAAGAGTAAGCTGTTGGACGTGACGATTTTTCTCGCCGACGCGGATGATTTTGCCGCGATGAACGCCGCGTGGGATGCCTGGGTCGTGGCGGGCAGCGCGCCCGTACGCTGCACCGTACAGGCTAAGTTGATGCATCCGAAATTTAAAGTCGAAATAAAAGCGATTGCGGCAATATAA
- the pabB gene encoding aminodeoxychorismate synthase component 1 — MTAANTTHVTNTSDSATARYHSLPYYPTVLLDRFAPFSQQPWAMLLHSGFADHPHNRFDIMVADPRVTLSTRGNRTEITRDSVTSAVEGDPFTLLQQQLDTLVLSTEAHPDFPFQGGALGLFGYDLGRQVEALPTQAERDIDLPDMAVGLYDWALVADHQRQTLTLIAHHSLQARLDWLANPPISAPKDDFSLTDAWQPNMSREAYGEKFRAIQDYLLAGDCYQVNLAQRFSASYHGDEWQAFLRLSAGNKAPFSAFLRLPENTVISVSPERFLWLEDRRIQTRPIKGTLPRLADPEADKQQAARLADSEKDRSENLMIVDLLRNDIGRVAVPGSVRVPELFVVEPFPAVHHLVSTIEARLPDDCPATTLLRACFPGGSITGAPKIRAMQIIEELEPQRRNAYCGSIGYISLCGTMDTNITIRTLLTERGRIYCWAGGGIVADSQEQAEYQETFDKVGRILPLLSGSQTIQVPNK; from the coding sequence ATGACTGCCGCCAATACGACCCATGTAACCAACACCAGCGATTCGGCCACCGCTCGCTATCACTCGCTGCCTTACTATCCGACTGTGCTGCTCGATCGCTTTGCGCCTTTTTCCCAACAGCCATGGGCGATGTTGCTGCATTCCGGGTTTGCCGATCATCCGCACAATCGCTTCGATATCATGGTCGCTGACCCGCGAGTCACGCTGTCTACGCGGGGAAACAGGACAGAAATAACACGTGACAGTGTAACTAGCGCCGTAGAAGGCGATCCCTTTACTCTGCTGCAACAGCAGCTCGATACTCTGGTATTATCCACAGAAGCACACCCTGATTTCCCTTTTCAAGGGGGCGCACTTGGCCTGTTCGGCTATGATTTGGGACGTCAGGTTGAAGCGCTGCCTACTCAGGCTGAACGAGACATCGACCTGCCGGATATGGCAGTCGGTTTATACGACTGGGCACTGGTTGCCGATCACCAGCGACAGACGTTAACGCTGATCGCACATCATTCCCTTCAGGCGCGGCTCGACTGGTTAGCCAATCCGCCTATTAGCGCCCCGAAAGACGATTTCAGCCTCACTGACGCCTGGCAGCCGAATATGTCACGCGAGGCGTACGGCGAAAAATTCCGCGCAATACAGGACTACCTTCTGGCGGGAGACTGTTATCAGGTTAATCTGGCGCAGCGTTTTTCTGCGTCTTACCATGGCGATGAATGGCAGGCGTTTTTACGGCTGTCCGCGGGAAATAAAGCGCCCTTTTCGGCCTTTCTGCGTCTACCAGAAAATACCGTCATCAGCGTATCACCGGAACGTTTCCTCTGGCTGGAAGATCGCCGTATTCAAACGCGTCCAATTAAAGGCACACTGCCACGTCTCGCAGACCCGGAGGCTGATAAACAGCAGGCTGCCCGGCTGGCTGATTCAGAGAAAGATCGTTCAGAAAACCTGATGATTGTCGATCTCCTGCGTAACGATATTGGCCGCGTCGCGGTGCCGGGCAGCGTCCGCGTACCAGAACTGTTCGTCGTCGAACCGTTTCCTGCAGTGCACCATCTGGTCAGTACGATTGAAGCACGGCTACCGGATGATTGCCCCGCCACCACGCTGCTACGCGCCTGTTTCCCCGGCGGATCAATTACCGGTGCCCCCAAAATCCGCGCCATGCAGATCATTGAAGAGCTGGAACCTCAGCGCCGTAATGCTTACTGCGGCAGCATCGGCTATATCAGCCTGTGCGGCACCATGGACACCAATATCACCATCAGGACGTTATTAACCGAACGCGGCAGAATTTACTGCTGGGCGGGCGGCGGCATCGTTGCTGACAGTCAGGAACAGGCGGAATATCAGGAAACGTTTGATAAAGTGGGCCGTATCCTTCCCCTGCTGTCCGGTTCCCAGACAATTCAGGTACCGAATAAATGA
- a CDS encoding Slp family lipoprotein: MKGMRIKILHLNQKKARLCLVAATALLLSGCVTIPDVIKGTSPTPQDDLVRVMNAPQIYVGQESRFGGRVVSIRNEANKTRLEIASMPLDSGAKPRLDMPSEGRFIAYVNRFLEPVDFKDQLVTVVGPIVGTEQGAIGDKPYRYVVIDAQGYKRWNVVQRLMMPPGGYGYGPWGWRAGYGYGWGPGWGFDGGWPGPARIENVVTE, translated from the coding sequence ATGAAAGGTATGCGGATAAAAATTCTGCATCTGAATCAGAAAAAAGCCCGCCTCTGTCTGGTGGCGGCGACAGCGCTGCTGCTTTCAGGCTGTGTCACGATACCAGATGTCATTAAAGGCACGTCGCCAACGCCGCAGGACGATCTGGTGCGGGTAATGAATGCGCCGCAGATTTATGTCGGTCAAGAATCTCGCTTTGGCGGTCGGGTGGTCAGCATCCGCAATGAGGCGAATAAAACGCGTCTGGAAATTGCCAGCATGCCGCTGGATAGCGGCGCGAAACCGCGGTTGGATATGCCATCAGAAGGGCGTTTTATTGCCTATGTGAATCGCTTTCTGGAGCCCGTCGATTTTAAAGACCAATTGGTCACCGTTGTCGGGCCGATTGTCGGTACCGAACAGGGCGCTATCGGTGATAAACCTTATCGCTACGTTGTGATCGACGCACAAGGCTACAAACGTTGGAATGTCGTTCAGCGCCTGATGATGCCACCCGGCGGCTATGGTTATGGCCCATGGGGATGGCGTGCGGGTTACGGCTATGGCTGGGGCCCCGGATGGGGATTTGACGGCGGTTGGCCTGGTCCGGCACGGATTGAGAATGTCGTGACAGAATAA
- a CDS encoding SymE family type I addiction module toxin, producing the protein MSCTCFAVSRSSRVPSQYFGSGYVSRRHADRNDMTRYYSPSLYLTAHWLEAAGFGYDTRVTITVEHSRLVIETELRF; encoded by the coding sequence ATGTCCTGCACCTGTTTCGCTGTATCCCGCAGCAGCAGGGTGCCGTCGCAGTACTTTGGGTCTGGCTATGTCAGCCGCCGTCACGCCGACCGCAATGATATGACGCGCTATTACAGCCCCAGCCTGTACCTTACCGCCCACTGGCTGGAAGCCGCGGGATTTGGGTACGATACGCGGGTCACTATCACTGTTGAACACAGCAGACTGGTCATTGAGACTGAACTAAGGTTTTGA
- a CDS encoding VENN motif pre-toxin domain-containing protein: MDIVRTEGELKAQKAAEAKGDAKVKRPQDGDSVAMWEDYKKALTESPTYKAEMQKYGTGSDFQRAATAAIQALAGGDIQKAIASGASPYLAQLVKDVTISKDESKITASDIAANAMAHAVVGAVVAQLSGQDAAAGAIGASSGELAARAIMATQYPGKTANDLTEEEKQSVRALSTLASGLVSGLASNSTASAASGAQSGRNVVENNLFGFDLKSTPQGLRDFGQSATSLYTNTNLTDENGNILNPITEEERQYAMHKLITGTIPEGQDPVRGLLIAWGVGASVVVAPVFLPSMLSAGTIIGGGAISGTANISNQLMGNSSFSYTDALIATGAGAVTQGRGFWFTEVVSVGGAYAGAKLQNKDPLTASIAAGIGTAIGAAGGKLITYSNKLNPIVSDRAAESVGAVVGALSSEAATSEAENQVKAIRNNQNGK; this comes from the coding sequence ATGGATATCGTGCGCACGGAAGGCGAGCTGAAGGCGCAGAAAGCCGCGGAAGCCAAGGGCGACGCCAAAGTCAAACGTCCGCAGGACGGTGATTCGGTCGCGATGTGGGAGGACTATAAAAAGGCGCTGACGGAATCACCGACCTACAAGGCCGAGATGCAGAAATACGGCACGGGCAGCGACTTCCAGCGCGCGGCGACGGCGGCGATTCAGGCTCTGGCGGGCGGGGACATCCAGAAAGCGATAGCCAGCGGTGCATCGCCGTACCTGGCGCAACTGGTGAAAGATGTCACGATATCGAAGGATGAAAGCAAAATCACGGCGTCGGATATCGCGGCCAACGCGATGGCGCACGCAGTGGTGGGGGCGGTGGTCGCGCAACTGTCGGGACAGGATGCGGCGGCGGGGGCGATTGGTGCCTCCAGCGGCGAACTGGCCGCTCGTGCGATTATGGCCACACAATATCCCGGCAAGACGGCGAACGACCTGACGGAAGAAGAAAAACAATCCGTCAGAGCACTTTCCACGCTGGCCTCTGGGCTGGTATCCGGTCTGGCAAGCAACAGCACTGCTTCTGCCGCCAGCGGCGCACAGTCCGGGCGCAATGTGGTTGAGAATAATCTTTTTGGTTTTGACTTAAAGAGCACGCCACAGGGGCTAAGAGATTTTGGGCAGTCGGCAACGTCGTTGTACACCAATACCAACCTGACGGATGAAAACGGTAATATTCTTAATCCGATAACAGAAGAAGAACGGCAGTATGCGATGCACAAGTTGATCACAGGTACGATACCTGAAGGGCAGGATCCTGTCCGAGGTCTTTTAATCGCGTGGGGAGTTGGAGCATCAGTGGTTGTCGCGCCGGTATTTTTACCCAGTATGTTGAGTGCTGGCACAATAATTGGCGGCGGAGCCATTAGTGGTACAGCAAATATTAGTAATCAGTTAATGGGAAATAGTTCATTTAGCTATACCGATGCGCTGATTGCGACGGGGGCTGGGGCAGTCACACAAGGCAGAGGATTCTGGTTTACAGAAGTTGTGAGTGTTGGCGGTGCTTACGCAGGAGCAAAATTGCAGAATAAAGATCCGTTGACGGCATCCATCGCGGCGGGGATTGGTACGGCGATTGGTGCTGCTGGCGGTAAACTAATCACCTATAGTAATAAGCTAAATCCTATTGTTTCAGATAGAGCTGCGGAATCCGTAGGAGCGGTAGTCGGTGCTTTGAGTTCAGAAGCAGCGACTTCTGAGGCGGAGAACCAAGTAAAGGCAATCAGGAATAATCAAAATGGCAAATAA
- a CDS encoding ATP-dependent DNA helicase, which translates to MRKRAGVTNDRVIDDFANDGALAKAITGFKPREPQRQMAQAVTRAIDAKTALVVEAGTGTGKTYAYLAPALRADKKVIISTGSKALQDQLYSRDLPTIAQALKYKGKLALLKGRSNYLCLERLEQQSLGGGDLPAETLSELVRLRGWSSETTEGDVTTCSGVAEDSAIWPLVTSTNDNCLGSDCPHYKECFVVKARRKAMDADIVVVNHHLYLADMVVKETGFAELIPESDVVIFDEAHQIPDIASQYFGQQLSSRQLLDLAKDIIIAYRTEVRDASQLQKSADRLTQSTQDFRLALGDPGFRGNLRDVLEQPSLQRALVLLDDALELCYDVAKLSLGRSALLDAAFERATLYRNRLKRLKEVQQPGYSYWYECNSRHFVLALTPLSVADRFRELMKDKPAAWVFTSATLSVNDQLFHFTDRLGLDNANTLLLPSPFDYANQALLCVPRHLPETNRPGAAKRLATMLQPLIEANQGRCFMLCTSHQMMRDLAAEFRAMLTLPVLLQGETGKAQLLSQFVSAGNALLVATSSFWEGVDVRGDTLSCVIIDKLPFTSPDDPLLKARIEDCRLRGGEPFDDVQVPDAVITLKQGVGRLIRDVEDRGVIVICDNRLVMRPYGAVFLNSLPPTPRTRDIGQAINFLTRNT; encoded by the coding sequence ATGAGAAAGAGAGCAGGCGTGACGAACGATCGGGTAATCGATGATTTTGCTAATGACGGCGCGCTGGCGAAAGCGATCACGGGCTTCAAACCGCGTGAACCACAGCGGCAGATGGCGCAGGCGGTAACGCGTGCCATCGACGCTAAAACGGCACTGGTGGTGGAAGCGGGAACCGGAACCGGTAAAACCTATGCCTACCTTGCACCTGCCTTGCGTGCCGATAAAAAAGTCATCATCTCGACAGGCTCGAAAGCGTTACAGGATCAGCTCTATAGCCGCGACTTACCGACGATTGCGCAGGCGCTGAAGTACAAAGGCAAACTCGCACTGCTGAAAGGCCGTTCGAACTATCTCTGTCTGGAACGGCTCGAACAGCAGTCGCTGGGCGGCGGTGATTTACCCGCCGAAACGCTGAGCGAACTGGTCAGGCTGCGCGGTTGGTCGTCGGAAACGACGGAAGGCGATGTCACGACCTGTTCAGGCGTCGCGGAAGACAGCGCGATCTGGCCGTTAGTGACCAGCACCAACGATAACTGCCTGGGCAGCGACTGCCCGCACTATAAAGAGTGCTTTGTGGTGAAGGCGCGGCGTAAGGCGATGGATGCTGATATCGTGGTGGTTAACCACCATCTTTATCTGGCGGATATGGTGGTCAAGGAGACTGGTTTTGCCGAGCTGATCCCAGAAAGCGATGTCGTGATTTTCGATGAAGCCCACCAGATTCCTGACATCGCCAGCCAGTACTTCGGTCAGCAATTGTCCAGCCGTCAACTGCTGGATCTGGCGAAAGACATCATCATTGCTTACCGCACCGAAGTGCGCGATGCCTCTCAACTGCAAAAAAGTGCCGACCGCCTGACGCAAAGTACGCAGGATTTTCGGCTGGCGCTGGGCGACCCAGGGTTTCGCGGGAACCTGCGCGATGTGCTCGAACAGCCGTCGCTTCAGCGCGCGCTCGTGCTGCTGGATGATGCATTGGAGCTGTGTTACGACGTCGCGAAACTGTCGCTTGGCCGCTCTGCGCTACTGGATGCCGCCTTTGAGCGTGCCACGCTTTATCGCAACCGCCTGAAGCGGTTAAAAGAGGTACAGCAGCCGGGCTATAGCTACTGGTACGAATGTAATTCGCGCCATTTCGTGTTAGCGCTGACGCCGCTGTCCGTCGCCGATCGTTTTCGCGAATTGATGAAGGACAAGCCTGCTGCCTGGGTATTTACCTCCGCTACCCTGTCTGTTAACGATCAACTCTTCCACTTCACCGATAGGCTGGGGTTGGATAACGCGAACACGCTCCTGTTGCCCAGCCCGTTTGATTATGCCAATCAGGCGCTGCTCTGCGTTCCCCGCCATTTGCCGGAAACCAATCGTCCCGGTGCGGCGAAAAGGCTGGCGACGATGCTGCAACCGTTGATTGAAGCGAATCAGGGACGCTGCTTTATGCTGTGTACCTCGCATCAGATGATGCGCGATTTGGCCGCTGAGTTCCGCGCCATGCTGACGCTACCGGTGCTGCTACAGGGGGAGACCGGCAAGGCGCAGCTGCTGTCACAGTTTGTGTCGGCGGGCAATGCTTTACTGGTGGCGACCAGCAGCTTCTGGGAAGGCGTGGATGTGCGTGGCGATACGCTTTCCTGCGTCATTATCGATAAACTGCCGTTTACTTCGCCGGACGACCCGCTGCTGAAGGCGCGTATCGAAGACTGTCGGCTGCGCGGCGGTGAGCCTTTTGACGATGTACAGGTTCCCGATGCGGTAATTACCCTGAAGCAAGGCGTGGGTCGCCTCATCCGTGACGTTGAAGATCGCGGTGTGATTGTGATTTGCGATAATCGACTGGTGATGCGTCCGTATGGTGCCGTGTTCCTTAACAGCCTGCCGCCAACGCCGCGGACCCGAGATATTGGGCAGGCGATTAATTTCCTGACGCGTAACACATAA